A window of the Oncorhynchus masou masou isolate Uvic2021 chromosome 13, UVic_Omas_1.1, whole genome shotgun sequence genome harbors these coding sequences:
- the LOC135552404 gene encoding eomesodermin-like has product MQLENILPSASTINLPKTFYNLTPSDSANNSPGPLQIEYQVDRTESEPRNGPNKYLSGVGNAMMGEGEGDAFTGTKATPDGRKGSPMVGEDDLSTGRRYNIDELGSDRYFISSSQTSSDMANPCSIFPYAGQTGTVYSGSNGSRYSSLHYGSVLPPTGFSSSVCTSRSQFGSSYQFGQGPGCLYPSYPGTGSCIGSMALPGSTPGARAQVYLCNRPLWLKFHRFQTEMIITKQGRRMFPFLSFNITGLNLTAHYNVFVEVVLADPNHWRFQGGKWVTCGKADNNMQGNKMYVHPESPNTGAHWMRQEISFGKLKLTNNKGANNNNTQMIVLQSLHKYQPRLHIVEVTEEGVEDVGSEAKTQTFTFPENQFIAVTAYQNTDITQLKIDHNPFAKGFRDNYDSMYTAPEGDRLTPSPTASPRSHQIVPGARYSMQPFFQDQFVNNLPQNRFYTGERAVPQTNSLLSPQAEDVGASSAQRWFVTPVQQSGSNKLDLSYDQDYSASSLLSYGIKPLPLQTSHALSYYPDSAFASMAASWGTRSTYQRKMTTGLPWSPRPSPPAFTDDQLAASKDKLPEESTAASTWIETSHSLKSVDSNDSGVYSMVCKRRRMSPGGSSTENSPTIKCEDLTTAEEFNKDNPKGMGYYAFYTSP; this is encoded by the exons ATGCAGCTAGAGAATATTCTTCCCAGCGCATCAACCATCAACTTACCCAAGACGTTTTACAACCTCACGCCATCAGATAGTGCAAATAATAGCCCGGGGCCATTGCAGATCGAATATCAAGTTGACCGGACAGAATCCGAACCAAGGAACGGTCCTAATAAATATTTGAGCGGCGTGGGGAACGCCATGATGGGTGAGGGAGAGGGTGACGCCTTCACTGGGACTAAAGCTACCCCAGACGGAAGAAAAGGCTCACCGATGGTCGGTGAGGATGACCTGTCCACTGGCCGGCGGTACAACATAGATGAACTTGGCTCTGACAGATATTTCATCTCGTCCTCTCAGACGAGCTCCGATATGGCAAACCCGTGTTCCATCTTTCCATACGCAGGACAAACGGGAACAGTGTACAGCGGGTCAAATGGATCCAGGTATTCCTCCCTTCATTACGGATCGGTCTTGCCACCGACGGGGTTTTCGTCCTCCGTGTGCACTAGCCGGAGTCAGTTTGGCAGCAGCTACCAGTTCGGCCAGGGTCCAGGATGCCTGTACCCCTCCTATCCGGGAACGGGTTCATGTATTGGTTCCATGGCTCTTCCGGGGTCCACACCGGGAGCGAGGGCTCAAGTTTATCTCTGCAACCGTCCCCTGTGGCTCAAGTTTCACCGATTCCAGACCGAGATGATCATCACGAAACAGGGCAG GCGGATGTTTCCATTTCTCAGTTTCAACATCACTGGACTGAATTTGACGGCGCATTATAACGTGTTTGTTGAGGTTGTGTTGGCCGATCCAAATCACTGGCGATTTCAAGGAGGAAAGTGGGTTACTTGTGGGAAAGCAGACAACAACATGCAAG GTAACAAGATGTATGTTCATCCTGAATCCCCAAACACTGGCGCTCACTGGATGAGGCAAGAGATCTCCTTCGGCAAACTGAAGCTGACCAACAACAAAGGGGCAAACAATAATAACACACAG ATGATTGTCTTGCAGTCTCTTCATAAATACCAGCCTCGGCTCCACATCGTGGAGGTCACagaagagggagtggaggacGTAGGCAGTGAGGCTAAGACACAGACTTTTACCTTCCCGGAGAACCAGTTCATCGCAGTCACTGCCTACCAGAATACAGAC ATCACACAGCTTAAAATCGACCATAACCCCTTTGCTAAAGGCTTCAGAGACAACTATGACTC GATGTATACAGCCCCAGAGGGTGACAGGCTGACTCCCTCCCCGACAGCCTCCCCTCGCTCTCACCAGATTGTGCCGGGTGCCCGCTATTCCATGCAGCCCTTCTTCCAGGACCAGTTTGTCAACAACCTGCCCCAGAACCGCTTCTACACCGGGGAGCGGGCTGTGCCCCAGACCAACAGTCTTCTCTCCCCCCAGGCCGAAGACGTCGGGGCCAGCTCGGCTCAGCGCTGGTTTGTCACCCCAGTCCAGCAGTCAGGCTCCAACAAGCTGGACCTGTCCTACGACCAGGACTACTCAGCGAGCAGTTTGCTGTCTTACGGCATTAAGCCCCTGCCCCTCCAAACCTCCCACGCCCTCAGCTACTACCCCGACTCGGCTTTCGCCTCAATGGCGGCCAGCTGGGGCACCAGAAGCACTTACCAGAGAAAGATGACCACAGGCCTGCCCTGGTCCCCTCGGCCCAGCCCCCCAGCCTTCACAGACGACCAACTGGCTGCTAGCAAAGACAAGCTGCCCGAGGAGAGCACCGCAGCCTCCACCTGGATCGAGACCTCCCACTCGTTGAAATCTGTGGACTCTAACGATTCGGGCGTGTACTCCATGGTCTGCAAGAGACGCCGGATGTCACCTGGTGGGTCGAGCACAGAGAACTCACCCACCATCAAGTGTGAGGACTTGACCACAGCGGAAGAGTTCAACAAAGACAACCCCAAAGGCATGGGCTACTATGCCTTCTACACAAGCCCCTAA